The Flavobacteriales bacterium genome includes a region encoding these proteins:
- a CDS encoding DUF1801 domain-containing protein, whose amino-acid sequence MKSDISSVEQYIESFPSEVQTMLRAIREIIIQKAPEAAESISYGMPAYKTFGKPLVYFAGYAKHIGFYATPTGHTQFAEELAKYKQGKGSVQFPINEPLPTNLIARIVEFRVAENALKAAKK is encoded by the coding sequence ATGAAGTCAGACATAAGCTCGGTGGAGCAGTATATAGAATCTTTTCCTTCTGAAGTTCAAACCATGTTGAGAGCCATCCGGGAAATAATTATCCAAAAAGCACCTGAAGCGGCTGAAAGCATTTCGTATGGCATGCCGGCCTATAAAACCTTTGGCAAACCTTTGGTTTATTTTGCGGGATATGCCAAGCACATCGGCTTTTATGCCACACCAACGGGTCATACCCAATTTGCAGAAGAATTGGCAAAATATAAACAGGGTAAAGGGTCGGTGCAGTTTCCAATAAATGAGCCATTGCCAACAAATTTGATTGCTCGAATCGTTGAGTTTCGGGTGGCCGAAAACGCTCTAAAAGCCGCCAAAAAATAG